A window from Megalobrama amblycephala isolate DHTTF-2021 linkage group LG9, ASM1881202v1, whole genome shotgun sequence encodes these proteins:
- the LOC125275967 gene encoding uncharacterized protein LOC125275967, giving the protein MEGDSVTLNPDLTQIQGIIQMMWRFKDSRSVIAQIEGNDISYPIVPEMFEDRLQLDQTGSLTITNMRTKHSGLYRLEINHNHGTSRLNFSVNVYESPDVIEAFKGEMKSVSETEGNPVTLQTDIKTHRKELIVWRFGDEGKLIAKHDLETKSLRLYNDPDERFRDRLKLDHQTGSLTITKIRITDSGVYKVKISSSNQTLNKRFVVTLSAVPVPALFPAALAGIVLLAFSAAGVFYHRYKVSELQKQTMKTVIERESVTLTPGIEINKDDQIQWLFGDEKKTVIAEIQRGTGEITVPHDGRFRGRLEMDKKTGSLIITNTSTEDTGVYKLKIRGGRFVQNLCRRLVQNLNKRFIVYVKEQVNKSVLEGRPVTLKCNTKIQEDDEIQWKFEEKLIAEMTGENRENPQWFADDEFRNQMKLDPQTGSLIIQQTRPEHSGLYKRVIKTRDYSTFRLFDLIICDEVKSVSVMKEADVTLRANTEIQTGDKIFWMFGDDNHLLAKNTKKICKEKYKCFDSRLIGKADLNHQTGDLTIKTIRSDHTGKYKLKIIRNGRSSFKLFDVSVYGQVNKSALKGDSVTSELLIL; this is encoded by the exons atggagggagattcagtcactctaaacccTGATCTTACTCAAATACAGGGAATTATTCAGATGATGTGGAGGTTTAAGGATTCACGTTCAGTCATTGCTCAAATCGAGGGAAATGATATTTCATATCCCATTGTCCCTGAGATGTTCGAAGACAGACTGCAGCTggatcagactggatctctgacaaTCACAAACATGAGAACTAAACACTCTGGACTTTATAGACTAGAGATCAACCACAACCATGGGACCTCACGTTTGAATTTCAGTGTTAATGTCTATG AGTCTCCAGATGTTATTGAAGCTTTTAAAGGTGAAATGAAGAGTGTATCAGAGACGGAGGGGAATCCTGTCACTCTTCAGACTGATATTAAAACACACAGAAAAGAGCTGATAGTGTGGAGGTTTGGAGATGAAGGAAAACTCATAGCTAAACATGATCTAGAGACCAAGAGTCTAAGATTATATAATGATCctgatgagagattcagagatagactgaagctggatcatcagaccggatctctgaccatcacaaaaaTCAGAATCACAGACTCTGGAGTTTATAAAGTGAagatcagcagcagcaatcAGACTTTAAACAAGAGATTCGTTGTTACTCTCAGCG CTGTTCCAGTCCCAGCTCTGTTTCCAGCTGCTCTAGCAGGGATTGTTCTGCTGGCATTTtcagctgctggtgttttttATCATCGTTACAAAGTCTCTGAACTACAAAAGCAAACGA TGAAGACAGTCATAGAGAGAGAATCTGTCACTCTAACCCCTGGCATTGAAATAAACAAAGATGATCAGATACAGTGGCTGTTTGGAGATGAAAAGAAGACTGTCATAGCTGAAATCCAAAGAGGGACTGGAGAGATCACTGTTCCTcatgatgggagattcagaggcAGACTGGAGATGGACAAGAAGACTGGATCTCTGATCATCACAAACACCAGTACTGAAGACACAGGAGTCTATAAACTGAAGATCAGAGGAGGCAGATTTGTACAGAACTTGTGCAGAAGACTTGTGCAGAACTTGAACAAAAGATTCATCGTTTATGTCAAGG AACAAGTGAATAAATCAGTGCTGGAGGGACGTCCTGTCACTCTGAAGTGTAATACTAAAATACAGGAGGATGATGAAATACAGTGGAAGTTTGAAGAGAAACTCATAGCTGAAATGACTGGAGAGAACCGTGAGAACCCTCAATGGTTTGCTGATGATGAATTCAGAAACCAAATGAAGCTGGACCCTCAGACTGGATCTCTCATCATTCAACAAACCAGACCTGAACACTCTGGATTATATAAGCGAGTGATCAAGACCAGAGATTATTCAACATTCAGACTCTTCGATCTTATCATCTGTG ATGAAGTgaagtcagtgtcagtgatgaaggAGGCGGATGTGACTCTACGTGCCAATACTGAAATACAGACAGGAGATAAGATATTCTGGATGTTTGGAGATGACAACCATCTCTTagctaaaaacacaaaaaaaatatgcaaagaAAAGTATAAGTGCTTTGATTCTAGATTGATAGGCAAAGCGgatctgaatcatcagactggaGATCTCACCATCAAGACAATCAGATCTGACCACACTGGAAAATACAAACTAAAGATCATCAGAAATGGCAGATCCTCATTCAAGTTATTCGATGTTAGTGTTTATG